Proteins encoded by one window of Natronomonas salsuginis:
- a CDS encoding adenylate kinase yields the protein MSQSQPKILLLGAPGAGKGTQSKNIVEHYGVDHVTTGDALRANKDLETEHGTPREYMEAGELVPDPVVNEIVKAALKDADGFVLDGYPRNLSQAEYLGEITDLDLVALLDVSTDELVDRLTGRRVCSECGANFHVEFNQPDEEGVCDECGGDLVQRDDDTEETVKERLKVFEENTQPVIDHYEETGALVRIDGEGSLDEVWADLEAAIDDAV from the coding sequence ATGAGCCAGAGCCAGCCCAAGATTCTGCTGCTCGGGGCGCCGGGTGCCGGCAAGGGGACGCAGTCGAAGAACATCGTCGAACACTACGGTGTCGATCACGTCACGACCGGCGACGCGCTGCGCGCCAACAAGGACCTGGAGACGGAACACGGAACACCGCGCGAGTACATGGAAGCCGGCGAGCTCGTGCCGGATCCGGTCGTCAACGAGATCGTCAAGGCCGCCCTCAAGGACGCCGACGGCTTCGTCCTCGACGGTTACCCGCGGAACCTCTCGCAAGCGGAGTATCTCGGGGAGATCACGGACCTCGATCTCGTCGCCCTGCTCGACGTGAGCACCGACGAACTCGTCGATCGGCTGACCGGGCGGCGCGTCTGCTCGGAGTGTGGCGCGAACTTCCACGTCGAGTTCAACCAACCCGACGAAGAGGGCGTCTGCGACGAGTGCGGTGGCGACCTCGTCCAGCGCGACGATGACACCGAGGAGACGGTCAAAGAGCGTCTGAAGGTCTTCGAGGAGAACACCCAGCCGGTCATCGACCACTACGAGGAGACGGGTGCGCTCGTCCGGATCGACGGCGAGGGCTCGCTCGACGAGGTGTGGGCCGACCTCGAAGCCGCCATCGACGACGCGGTCTGA